From Bacillus pumilus, one genomic window encodes:
- a CDS encoding glycosyltransferase family 2 protein, translating to MTKVTVIMTSYNKAAYVGKSIEAVLQQTLSDFELFIMDDGSNEKTLAAIEPFRKDPRVHFIQSGVKSLEERTVKTRYAVLINQALELAKGEYISYATDDNVYAPDRLEKLTHYLDARPGEDIVYSASKVIYLNSKKEPVKETIRPAQTVQWNAPCAIDHCSVVHRASILSKIQAEFGSYWDESPHFYRIGDARFFFRLNHFYPFYPFDEVLDTNYITEQSIHYQLAEEEKSAFIQALPEQSTCWELRHILKQRHGR from the coding sequence TTGACAAAAGTAACTGTCATTATGACGAGCTACAACAAGGCGGCTTACGTCGGCAAATCGATTGAAGCGGTCCTGCAGCAGACGCTGTCAGACTTTGAACTATTTATCATGGATGATGGTTCAAACGAAAAAACCCTTGCTGCGATTGAGCCCTTTCGCAAAGATCCCCGTGTTCATTTTATCCAAAGCGGTGTCAAATCGCTGGAGGAGAGAACAGTGAAAACCCGATACGCCGTCCTGATTAATCAAGCATTAGAACTGGCAAAGGGCGAGTATATTTCCTATGCCACAGATGACAATGTCTATGCCCCGGACCGTTTAGAGAAGCTCACTCATTATCTAGATGCACGACCAGGTGAGGATATTGTCTATTCTGCATCGAAAGTAATCTATTTAAATAGCAAAAAAGAGCCAGTAAAGGAAACGATTCGACCTGCGCAAACGGTGCAATGGAATGCACCCTGTGCCATTGATCATTGCTCAGTCGTTCATCGTGCATCTATTTTATCAAAGATTCAAGCTGAATTTGGGTCTTACTGGGACGAGAGTCCGCATTTTTATCGAATAGGAGATGCCCGGTTCTTTTTTCGATTAAATCATTTTTATCCGTTCTATCCCTTTGATGAAGTTTTAGATACAAATTACATCACAGAACAGTCGATTCACTATCAGCTGGCAGAAGAAGAGAAAAGTGCCTTTATTCAAGCACTTCCTGAGCAGTCTACCTGCTGGGAGCTCCGCCACATATTAAAACAAAGACATGGGAGGTGA